A part of Candidatus Stygibacter australis genomic DNA contains:
- a CDS encoding MBL fold metallo-hydrolase, protein MNIKIHRGTGEIGGSCVEVWTASTRIVLDMGLPLVNPDGTPFKGNTYPGRLLPDITGLYDGSGDIAVLISHAHQDHYGLLDHVHDKCDIYLGKATQTLIEITNLFTGKDWQIGRPHHFESGKSFMIGDIEITPYLMDHSAYDAYAFLITGEGKSLLYSGDFRSHGRKAKVFYWFKKNVIKKVDYLLLEGTTIGSSSHKSISESDIEEQLINLFDSTEGINLIYTSGQNIDRLVSIFRACRRRRKIMVVDFYIAHILKSLKNDSIPHPSESYPEIRVFFPYRLSNKMCRENQEKLLYQFKKYKITKEEIDLNYKNIVMLVRPSMKSDLERISNLSGGNFIYSLWGGYKKDDYTYDFIKYLESRGMKSLDLHTSGHADIKTLKEMVEAVQPANIVPIHTFAGDEYEKIFTDTNILRVKDGEII, encoded by the coding sequence ATGAACATAAAAATACATCGCGGAACAGGTGAGATAGGTGGTTCATGCGTGGAAGTGTGGACTGCATCTACTCGCATAGTGCTGGATATGGGATTACCTTTGGTTAATCCTGATGGAACACCGTTTAAGGGGAATACATATCCAGGCAGGCTTTTACCTGATATCACGGGTCTGTATGATGGTTCGGGTGATATTGCGGTATTGATCTCGCATGCTCATCAGGATCATTATGGCTTATTGGATCATGTGCATGATAAGTGCGATATATATCTGGGGAAAGCTACTCAGACGCTGATTGAGATAACTAATTTATTTACAGGCAAGGACTGGCAGATTGGCAGACCACATCATTTTGAATCAGGTAAATCGTTTATGATCGGTGATATTGAGATCACGCCATATTTGATGGATCATTCGGCTTATGATGCTTATGCTTTTTTGATTACTGGCGAGGGGAAATCACTATTATATAGTGGAGATTTCAGGTCGCATGGCAGAAAGGCAAAGGTATTTTACTGGTTTAAAAAAAATGTGATCAAGAAAGTGGATTATCTATTGTTAGAGGGAACCACAATAGGCAGCAGCAGTCATAAGTCAATCAGTGAAAGTGATATAGAAGAGCAACTTATTAACTTGTTTGATTCAACAGAAGGCATTAATCTTATCTATACATCAGGGCAGAATATAGACCGGCTGGTTTCCATATTTAGAGCCTGTCGTAGAAGACGTAAGATCATGGTGGTAGATTTTTATATTGCCCACATCTTAAAAAGTTTGAAGAATGATAGTATTCCCCATCCTTCAGAAAGTTATCCTGAAATCAGGGTTTTTTTTCCTTATAGACTGTCAAACAAGATGTGCCGTGAGAACCAGGAAAAACTGCTTTATCAATTTAAAAAGTATAAGATTACTAAAGAAGAAATTGATCTTAATTACAAAAATATAGTTATGCTGGTGCGTCCATCAATGAAATCTGATTTAGAGAGGATTTCCAATCTTTCAGGTGGGAATTTTATCTACTCGTTATGGGGCGGTTATAAGAAGGATGACTACACTTATGACTTCATCAAATACCTCGAAAGCAGGGGCATGAAGAGCTTAGACCTTCATACCAGCGGACATGCGGATATAAAAACATTAAAAGAGATGGTTGAGGCAGTTCAACCGGCAAACATTGTTCCTATTCACACCTTTGCCGGGGATGAATATGAGAAGATATTCACTGATACTAATATATTGCGGGTAAAAGACGGAGAGATTATTTAG